The window CCAATGCTTTTCCGCTTTATCCTGTGGTTATGGACATGTACAAGTATCTGGTTTTATCcgttgatttcatctattttgtAGTAAGTAGATAAATCCACCCAGAACTAATGGATAGTTTCCTGCTATTGACAACATTGCACATCTGACATCACAATTATGTTCCTTCCATTCCATGATATTGTGGGAAACAAAGATAAGGTTTAATTTTTTACATGCCATGCTTTCACTGTGAACAAGAACCAAACAGTAATTCCCATGCTTTTCCACTTTATGTTGTAGTTATGCTTTCATTTCATTGTAGAAGTAGCATGTTTTCATCCATTGATTTTACTTGTCCAAAATCTATTGATTTATCTATAGCATGTTAGCTGGGGAAATCCAACTCAATCAAATGACTGGTTTCCATATTGACAACATTGCACATCACAATTATATTCCTTATCTTCCATGACAATGTGGGAAAATAGAGATAAAGTTAACTTTTTTAACTTAACTGTATCTTGCATGTGGATCATCCTTGTAAATATACTCTGGATTTCAAAATAATGCGCCTTTATTTGCCCTCCTGATAGTTAGCCAATCCAAATTATGGCTATTGAAGTTCATGGTTTGATGGTCTTTGCCTAGctctctttttttattttttttatttttttatttttatggccAGTCGTTTGCAACActatttgatttatttattttaatagaGTTTGACTTGCTGTTTCCTTGTGATTTGATCCATTTAGTGGATGCTTATTGAGGTTTTCTACTTTTCTCCACATTTTTTCAGGTTGGGAAACGACTTCGACCTCTCACGAAGCACCCTAGGGAAAAGATCCAAACTTTGGCCTCTGATTTGCTAGAGGTGTGGAAAAAGATAGTCATTGATGAGACCACTAGGAAGAAAAATGGTGCTGTTGAAAATAAAAGCTCTGTGAAACCTGAGTTTTCAAAGGTGGAAACTGTCAAAGTTGAGAAGGTTCAAAAGGTAAACGTAGTGAAGGTTGAAAAAATGGCTCGAGAAGGAACAGTCAATATCGCAAAGATAGCAAAAGAGGAGAAGAAAGTTTCTAATGTGAAGAGATCACCACAAGGCCCTGTTACCCCAAAGCTGACAGCAATGGTGAAATCTAATGATGCTATGCGTGACAAAGTTCGCGAACTTCTTGTAGAGGCCTTGGCCAAAGTTGCTAGCGAGGTTGATGAGGAAAGGAGGGATGAAGTAAATGCATGTGACCCAATTCGAGTTGCAGTATCAGTGGAATCTGCAATGTTTGATAAATGGGGTCGATCTAATGGAGCCCAAAAGACCAAGTATAGATCCGTAATGTTCAACATCAAGGACCAAAAGAACCCTGATTTTAGGAGAAAAGTTCTTGTTGGAGAGGTAAAACCAGAGAGGCTCATCAATATGAGCTCTGAAGAAATGGCTAGTGATCAAAGACAAGAggaaaataagcaaattaaagaGAGAGCACTATTTGATTGCGAACGTGGTGGTGCACCTAAAGCCACGACAGATCAGTTCAAGTGTGGTCGATGTGGTCAGCGTAAGACCACTTATTATCAAATGCAGACAAGGAGTGCAGATGAACCTATGACGACATACGTAACATGTGTAAACTGTAACAACCACTGGAAATTCTGCTAGTGAAAACACAGTAGGATGCGGTTCTGCAGTATAGACACGGTACTGGTGGTTTGCCAATCAGAATGGTGAATCACCTCTTTCAGAATTTGTGTCTGATGTCTGGAAAACTAAACTTTCATTCATATACATTTGGTAGGGAGATTTGTTTTAAGGTTTATCCAGGCTTCTTGTGATGTTTTGTTTAGAGAATTGTGATGGTCTCAATAAGAGAtca is drawn from Euphorbia lathyris chromosome 9, ddEupLath1.1, whole genome shotgun sequence and contains these coding sequences:
- the LOC136206084 gene encoding transcription elongation factor TFIIS, with the protein product MERELLELFEAARKAADAASNDAVSSSGPEVGRCVDALKQLKIFPITYDILVSSQVGKRLRPLTKHPREKIQTLASDLLEVWKKIVIDETTRKKNGAVENKSSVKPEFSKVETVKVEKVQKVNVVKVEKMAREGTVNIAKIAKEEKKVSNVKRSPQGPVTPKLTAMVKSNDAMRDKVRELLVEALAKVASEVDEERRDEVNACDPIRVAVSVESAMFDKWGRSNGAQKTKYRSVMFNIKDQKNPDFRRKVLVGEVKPERLINMSSEEMASDQRQEENKQIKERALFDCERGGAPKATTDQFKCGRCGQRKTTYYQMQTRSADEPMTTYVTCVNCNNHWKFC